The Nocardioides sp. S5 genome includes a window with the following:
- a CDS encoding ROK family transcriptional regulator, with product MRTGELFDLLRDGRPWTRAQLAEATGLARSTIAARIDVLMRLGLVSPFGGARSTGGRPPALFALNPTARLVVGVDVGATHVRAALTDLNGSILGEVDASLAVAEGPEVVLSWVVESVHDLLAASGRPIEHLAAIGIGLPGPVEHSTGRPINPPIMPGWDRFDVPGRLQQSYPVPVLVDNDVNIMALGERRLHLRDVDDLVLIKVATGIGAGIVSGGVLQRGAQGTAGDLGHVRVPGADDVLCRCGNTGCLEAVAAGPALAAAVRAEGMDAETGGDVVELVRAGSRPAMAVVRQAGRDIGEVVATMVNLINPSVVVIGGQVAGAGEHLLAGIRESVYQRSLPLATEHLRIVTSRAGGEAAVLGASALAIEHVLSPDSVEAASEALALADAALESAGQRSL from the coding sequence GTGCGCACCGGCGAGCTGTTCGACCTCCTCCGCGACGGACGCCCGTGGACCCGCGCACAGCTGGCCGAGGCCACCGGCCTCGCCCGCTCGACGATCGCCGCCCGGATCGACGTCCTGATGCGCCTAGGGCTCGTGTCCCCGTTCGGCGGCGCCCGGTCGACGGGAGGGCGCCCGCCCGCCCTCTTCGCGCTCAACCCGACCGCGCGGCTCGTCGTGGGGGTCGACGTCGGTGCCACCCATGTGCGGGCGGCGCTCACCGACCTCAACGGCTCGATCCTCGGCGAGGTGGACGCGAGCCTCGCCGTGGCGGAGGGCCCCGAGGTCGTGCTGTCGTGGGTGGTGGAGTCCGTGCACGACCTGCTCGCTGCGAGCGGTCGCCCGATCGAGCACCTCGCCGCCATCGGGATCGGTCTGCCCGGCCCCGTCGAGCACTCCACGGGACGTCCGATCAACCCGCCGATCATGCCGGGCTGGGACCGCTTCGACGTCCCCGGCCGCCTCCAGCAGAGCTACCCGGTGCCGGTGCTCGTCGACAACGACGTCAACATCATGGCGCTGGGCGAGCGCCGCCTGCACCTGCGTGACGTCGACGACCTGGTGCTGATCAAGGTCGCGACCGGCATCGGCGCCGGCATCGTGTCGGGCGGGGTGCTCCAGCGCGGGGCGCAGGGCACCGCGGGCGACCTCGGCCACGTCCGGGTCCCGGGCGCCGACGACGTGCTGTGCCGCTGCGGCAACACCGGGTGCCTCGAGGCGGTGGCCGCCGGACCCGCACTGGCAGCCGCAGTGCGCGCGGAGGGCATGGACGCCGAGACCGGTGGCGACGTGGTCGAGCTGGTCCGCGCCGGCAGCCGTCCGGCCATGGCCGTCGTACGCCAGGCCGGACGCGACATCGGTGAGGTCGTCGCCACCATGGTGAACCTGATCAACCCGTCGGTGGTGGTCATCGGCGGGCAGGTCGCCGGCGCCGGCGAGCACCTGCTCGCCGGGATCCGCGAGTCGGTCTACCAGCGCTCACTGCCGCTGGCCACCGAGCACCTGCGCATCGTGACCTCGCGCGCAGGTGGCGAGGCGGCCGTGCTGGGAGCCTCCGCGCTCGCGATCGAGCACGTGCTCTCGCCGGACTCCGTCGAGGCTGCGAGCGAGGCGCTCGCCCTCGCCGACGCCGCACTCGAGTCAGCGGGTCAGCGCAGCTTGTAG
- a CDS encoding ABC transporter permease: MSEHSTAHGVDDTVAPSGGTVHTGRLADEGGAAPRGAGLMSGPFGRNLGLVVALLVICLVGVFTAGDRFASVDTALTILRLAAVVGVVSIGMTFVITGGGIDLSVGAILALASVWATTFATQTMATDTHWVVMVLVALAVGGACGLVNGILIAYGNVVPFIMTLAMLASARGLAEIISERRSQIVPAPTLRGGGVEGFKDFWSADVLGVPLLVVIFALVSVGGWVLLNRTTFGRRTLAVGGNPEAARLAGINVKRHTAMLYVLVGLCCGLAALMLIGRTSTGSSTHGTLLELDAIAAVVIGGTLLTGGRGTIVGTVIGVLIFSTLSIVFVLNNQDSSTQAVAKGLIIVVAVLLQQRLARRSTST; the protein is encoded by the coding sequence ATGAGCGAGCACAGCACCGCCCACGGGGTCGACGACACCGTCGCGCCGTCGGGCGGCACCGTCCACACGGGACGCCTGGCTGACGAGGGCGGTGCGGCCCCGCGCGGGGCCGGGCTGATGAGCGGACCGTTCGGGCGCAACCTGGGCCTCGTCGTCGCGCTCCTGGTGATCTGCCTCGTGGGTGTGTTCACCGCCGGCGACCGGTTCGCGAGCGTGGACACCGCACTGACGATCCTGCGCCTGGCCGCCGTGGTCGGGGTGGTCAGCATCGGGATGACCTTCGTGATCACCGGGGGCGGCATCGACCTCTCCGTCGGCGCCATCCTGGCGCTGGCATCGGTGTGGGCCACGACCTTCGCCACCCAGACCATGGCCACCGACACGCACTGGGTGGTCATGGTGCTGGTGGCGCTCGCTGTCGGCGGGGCGTGCGGACTCGTGAACGGGATCCTGATCGCCTACGGCAACGTCGTCCCCTTCATCATGACCCTGGCCATGCTCGCCTCGGCCCGGGGCCTCGCCGAGATCATCTCCGAACGACGCAGCCAGATCGTCCCGGCGCCCACCCTGCGCGGCGGTGGGGTGGAGGGGTTCAAGGACTTCTGGTCCGCGGACGTCCTCGGCGTCCCCCTCCTCGTGGTCATCTTCGCCCTGGTCTCTGTCGGCGGCTGGGTCCTGCTCAACCGCACGACGTTCGGTCGCCGCACCCTGGCGGTCGGCGGCAACCCCGAGGCCGCGCGGCTGGCGGGCATCAACGTCAAGCGGCACACCGCCATGCTCTACGTGCTGGTCGGCCTGTGCTGCGGCCTGGCGGCACTGATGCTCATCGGGCGCACCTCCACGGGCAGCTCCACCCACGGCACCCTGCTGGAGCTCGACGCGATCGCGGCCGTGGTCATCGGCGGGACCCTGCTCACGGGCGGGCGCGGCACCATCGTCGGCACCGTCATCGGGGTGCTGATCTTCAGCACGCTGAGCATCGTCTTCGTCCTCAACAACCAGGACAGCTCCACGCAGGCGGTCGCCAAGGGACTGATCATCGTCGTCGCCGTCCTGCTCCAGCAGCGCCTGGCCCGTCGCTCGACCTCCACGTAG
- a CDS encoding DUF6752 domain-containing protein, whose translation MFGLKKRQGTQGGDLERRVAALEEAVQENRALNVRLAELTDVVSELLLPVAARDEKRLEELLGKYRGDFS comes from the coding sequence ATGTTCGGACTGAAGAAGCGGCAGGGAACCCAGGGGGGTGACCTCGAGCGACGCGTCGCCGCTCTCGAGGAGGCCGTGCAGGAGAACCGGGCCCTCAACGTGCGCCTCGCCGAGCTCACCGACGTCGTCTCCGAGCTCCTCCTCCCGGTCGCCGCCCGCGACGAGAAGAGGCTGGAGGAGCTGCTCGGGAAGTACCGCGGGGACTTCTCTTGA
- a CDS encoding endonuclease/exonuclease/phosphatase family protein has product MKHKDPSPSVPGRPRPRAQVWAPVLVLLLVPAVVWASFFSGPGPVGPSADPASSETADAPGSAPSEPDADEDAGRSDGGAGDGRGDGDQAEPGSADGASAEAALNRSVKRFRAAQRRLAKRVSEQLEARTQPVSFRVASFNVLGDSHTGPGGNKPASYPDAGPRMDMAISMLRGNGIDVVGFQEFESTQHNMFTARAGEYSLYPGLSLGTKSVRFNIAWRSSMFRLVEAHTLPIPYAGGSRIEMPVVLLESTTTGRRAWFANFHNPADTPNLGNNARWRSMAAGMEIAHLTSLHAEDGTPVIVTGDFNERAEIFCRFTAGGVFSSASGGSTGAGCAPPASMQVDWVFGSTGVAFDGYAVTDAGRASDHAMVHSGATLTEGQ; this is encoded by the coding sequence GTGAAGCACAAGGATCCCTCCCCGAGCGTGCCCGGCCGTCCCCGGCCGCGTGCGCAGGTGTGGGCACCCGTGCTCGTGCTCCTGCTCGTCCCGGCGGTGGTCTGGGCCTCGTTCTTCTCCGGCCCCGGCCCGGTCGGCCCGTCGGCCGACCCGGCGAGCTCGGAGACTGCCGACGCACCCGGTTCTGCACCCTCGGAACCGGACGCGGACGAGGACGCTGGCCGCTCCGACGGCGGAGCCGGTGACGGGCGCGGGGACGGCGACCAGGCCGAGCCCGGCTCGGCCGACGGCGCCTCGGCCGAGGCCGCGCTCAACCGGTCGGTCAAGCGCTTCCGCGCCGCCCAGCGCCGCCTGGCCAAGCGCGTGTCCGAGCAGCTGGAGGCGCGCACCCAGCCCGTGTCCTTCCGGGTCGCGAGCTTCAACGTCCTCGGCGACTCGCACACCGGCCCGGGGGGCAACAAGCCCGCCTCCTACCCCGACGCGGGCCCGCGCATGGACATGGCGATCTCGATGCTGCGCGGCAACGGCATCGACGTGGTGGGCTTCCAGGAGTTCGAGTCCACCCAGCACAACATGTTCACCGCCCGCGCGGGCGAGTACTCGCTCTACCCCGGCCTCTCGCTCGGCACGAAGTCGGTGCGCTTCAACATCGCCTGGCGCTCGAGCATGTTCCGCCTCGTCGAGGCACACACTCTGCCGATCCCGTACGCCGGTGGCAGCCGGATCGAGATGCCGGTCGTGCTGCTGGAGTCGACCACCACGGGCCGTCGCGCCTGGTTCGCCAACTTCCACAACCCGGCCGACACCCCCAACCTCGGCAACAACGCCCGCTGGCGCTCGATGGCGGCCGGCATGGAGATCGCCCACCTGACGTCGCTGCACGCCGAGGACGGCACCCCTGTCATCGTCACCGGCGACTTCAACGAACGCGCGGAGATCTTCTGCCGCTTCACAGCCGGCGGAGTCTTCTCCTCGGCGTCCGGCGGCAGCACGGGTGCCGGCTGCGCGCCGCCGGCGAGCATGCAGGTGGACTGGGTCTTCGGCTCCACCGGGGTCGCGTTCGACGGCTACGCCGTCACCGACGCCGGGCGCGCGTCCGACCACGCCATGGTCCACTCCGGGGCCACGCTGACCGAGGGCCAGTGA
- a CDS encoding phospholipase D-like domain-containing protein, whose protein sequence is MRSKLIALLATCGLAASLMAPAMGASSAGAAAPGGSVSTSELRATPLAARKPHKPNKRWKVPIGPKFNNPMVPKDRFVIERHLLRAIRNTPKGEKIIISAYSLDRQVVADELIRAKRRGVKVQVLLNDHLVPGAQVRIQKVLGNNTKKSSFLKRCVSGCRADENEYNNLHSKFYLFSRTGRNRNVVMLGSHNMTLNAVRWQWNDLWTSVGKRTLFEQFEALFNDMRPDWDKRRATYGFCSAGRVCPAGDMEKYYNIVFPRYTTQNNDVVMGILNNIQCVYTDPATGAQKRTQLALSMHTMRGNRGNYIADKLRVLYAQGCSLRVNYGLMGFHTKQQIGAPTDRGRVPLRSTGFNLRDDVPTGDPEIDDMPESIERYTHHKYFVLKGSYKGVPDSHIVWTGSTNWSSLGTPQDEIMFSMHGRGLVRDYMANFNLMWQKPYSRDAYTTTYSSWRMVNGRRVGVDPMVTVEPDRLRGGGPTWEND, encoded by the coding sequence GTGCGTTCGAAGCTCATCGCCCTGCTGGCCACCTGTGGGCTCGCCGCCTCGCTGATGGCGCCCGCCATGGGTGCCTCGTCCGCCGGCGCCGCTGCACCCGGGGGCTCGGTGTCCACCTCCGAGCTGCGGGCGACGCCCCTCGCGGCGCGCAAGCCCCACAAGCCCAACAAGCGCTGGAAGGTGCCGATCGGGCCCAAGTTCAACAACCCGATGGTGCCCAAGGACCGCTTCGTCATCGAGCGCCACCTGCTCCGCGCGATCCGCAACACGCCCAAGGGCGAGAAGATCATCATCTCGGCCTACTCCCTCGACCGCCAGGTCGTCGCCGACGAGCTGATCCGCGCCAAGAGGCGCGGCGTCAAGGTCCAGGTCCTCCTCAACGACCACCTGGTCCCGGGCGCGCAGGTGCGCATCCAGAAGGTGCTGGGCAACAACACCAAGAAGTCGAGCTTCCTCAAGCGTTGCGTGTCCGGCTGCCGGGCCGACGAGAACGAGTACAACAACCTGCACAGCAAGTTCTACCTCTTCTCGCGCACCGGCCGGAACCGCAACGTCGTGATGCTGGGCTCCCACAACATGACCCTCAACGCGGTGCGGTGGCAGTGGAACGACCTGTGGACCTCGGTCGGCAAGCGCACCCTCTTCGAGCAGTTCGAGGCGCTCTTCAACGACATGCGCCCCGACTGGGACAAGCGTCGGGCTACCTACGGCTTCTGCTCCGCCGGGCGCGTGTGCCCCGCCGGCGACATGGAGAAGTACTACAACATCGTCTTCCCCCGCTACACCACGCAGAACAACGACGTGGTCATGGGGATCCTCAACAACATCCAGTGCGTCTACACCGACCCTGCGACGGGAGCGCAGAAGCGCACCCAGCTGGCCCTGTCGATGCACACCATGCGCGGCAACCGCGGCAACTACATCGCCGACAAGCTCCGCGTCCTCTACGCCCAGGGGTGCAGCCTGCGGGTGAACTACGGCCTCATGGGCTTCCACACCAAGCAGCAGATCGGTGCGCCCACGGACCGCGGCCGCGTCCCGCTGCGCTCGACCGGCTTCAACCTGCGCGACGACGTGCCCACCGGCGACCCCGAGATCGACGACATGCCGGAGAGCATCGAGCGCTACACCCACCACAAGTACTTCGTGCTCAAGGGCTCCTACAAGGGCGTGCCCGACTCGCACATCGTGTGGACCGGCTCGACCAACTGGTCCAGCCTGGGCACCCCCCAGGACGAGATCATGTTCTCGATGCACGGGCGCGGCCTGGTCCGCGACTACATGGCGAACTTCAACCTCATGTGGCAGAAGCCCTACAGCCGCGACGCCTACACCACGACGTACTCGTCGTGGCGGATGGTCAACGGTCGCCGGGTCGGCGTCGACCCGATGGTGACCGTCGAGCCGGACCGCCTGCGCGGCGGCGGCCCGACGTGGGAGAACGACTGA
- a CDS encoding acyl-CoA dehydrogenase family protein, with translation MPRLCQTEGLTEDQTEILKAVRQFVDEKIIPVATELEHKDEYPTEIVEGLKELGIFGLMIPEEYDGLGESLLTYALCVEEIARGWMSVSGVINTHFIVAYMLMHHGTEEQKQKYLPRMATGEVRGAFSMSEPGLGSDVSAISTKAVRDGDDYVINGQKMWLTNGGSSTLIAVLTKTDEGAETPYKNMTTFLVEKEPGFGETAPGLTIPGKIDKMGYKGVDTTEAVFENHRVSADQVLGGEPGKGFYQMMDGVEVGRVNVAARACGIANRAFELGVAYSQQRETFGKPIAEHQAVLFRLAEMATKVETAHTMMVKAARMKDSGQRMDVEAGMAKMLASEYCNEVVEASFRIHGGYGYSKEYEIERLYRESAFMLIGEGTSDIQKMIIGRSLLKDYKLR, from the coding sequence ATGCCGCGTCTCTGCCAGACCGAAGGTCTCACCGAGGACCAGACCGAGATCCTCAAGGCCGTGCGGCAGTTCGTCGACGAGAAGATCATCCCGGTGGCGACCGAGCTCGAGCACAAGGACGAGTACCCCACCGAGATCGTCGAGGGCCTCAAGGAGCTCGGCATCTTCGGCCTGATGATCCCCGAGGAGTACGACGGCCTCGGCGAGTCGCTGCTGACCTACGCACTGTGCGTGGAGGAGATCGCTCGCGGCTGGATGAGCGTCTCGGGCGTGATCAACACCCACTTCATCGTCGCCTACATGCTGATGCACCACGGCACCGAGGAGCAGAAGCAGAAGTACCTGCCCCGCATGGCCACCGGCGAGGTGCGCGGCGCGTTCTCCATGTCCGAGCCCGGACTCGGGTCCGACGTGTCGGCGATCTCCACCAAGGCCGTGCGCGACGGCGACGACTACGTCATCAACGGCCAGAAGATGTGGCTGACCAACGGCGGGTCGTCGACCCTGATCGCGGTGCTGACCAAGACCGACGAGGGCGCGGAGACGCCGTACAAGAACATGACGACCTTCCTGGTGGAGAAGGAGCCCGGCTTCGGCGAGACGGCACCCGGTCTCACCATCCCGGGCAAGATCGACAAGATGGGCTACAAGGGCGTCGACACCACCGAGGCCGTCTTCGAGAACCACCGCGTGTCCGCCGACCAGGTCCTGGGCGGGGAGCCCGGCAAGGGCTTCTACCAGATGATGGACGGCGTCGAGGTCGGCCGCGTGAACGTCGCGGCCCGCGCCTGCGGCATCGCCAACCGTGCCTTCGAGCTGGGCGTGGCCTACTCCCAGCAGAGGGAGACCTTCGGCAAGCCGATCGCCGAGCACCAGGCCGTGCTGTTCCGCCTCGCCGAGATGGCGACCAAGGTCGAGACCGCGCACACCATGATGGTGAAGGCGGCGCGGATGAAGGACTCCGGCCAGCGCATGGACGTCGAGGCAGGCATGGCGAAGATGCTCGCCTCGGAGTACTGCAACGAGGTCGTCGAGGCGTCCTTCCGGATCCACGGCGGCTACGGCTACTCCAAGGAGTACGAGATCGAGCGCCTCTACCGCGAGTCGGCCTTCATGCTGATCGGCGAGGGCACCTCCGACATCCAGAAGATGATCATCGGGCGCAGCCTGCTCAAGGACTACAAGCTGCGCTGA
- a CDS encoding DUF1003 domain-containing protein yields the protein MSDNRRTRLDTPRDTRRHLVRRPSYDSDAFGSFAEQFARFMGTAKFLMYMTLFVIVWMAWNTLAPADLRFDEFPFIFLTLMLSLQASYAAPLILLAQNRQEQRDKVVAEQDRQANARAHADMEFLAREVASLRMAVGEVATRDFLRSELRGLLGDIEDLSTRGPDDSAQAPPDRVQRPGQ from the coding sequence ATGAGCGACAACCGCCGCACCCGGCTCGACACCCCGCGCGACACCCGTCGCCACCTCGTGCGCCGCCCCTCCTACGACTCCGACGCGTTCGGCTCGTTCGCCGAGCAGTTCGCCCGCTTCATGGGCACGGCGAAGTTCCTGATGTACATGACGCTCTTCGTGATCGTCTGGATGGCGTGGAACACCCTCGCGCCGGCCGACCTGCGCTTCGACGAGTTCCCCTTCATCTTCCTCACCCTCATGCTGAGCCTGCAGGCGTCGTACGCCGCGCCCCTGATCCTGCTCGCGCAGAACCGCCAGGAGCAGCGCGACAAGGTGGTCGCCGAGCAGGACCGGCAGGCCAACGCCCGCGCCCACGCCGACATGGAGTTCCTCGCCCGCGAGGTCGCCTCGCTGCGGATGGCGGTCGGCGAGGTGGCCACCCGCGACTTCCTCCGCTCCGAGCTGCGCGGCCTGCTGGGCGACATCGAGGACCTCTCGACGCGCGGTCCGGACGACAGCGCGCAGGCCCCTCCGGACCGGGTGCAGCGGCCGGGACAGTGA
- a CDS encoding sugar ABC transporter ATP-binding protein, with protein sequence MSDPTRAPLLEMRGIVKRFPGVLALGGVDLDVRSGEVHCLLGQNGAGKSTLIKVLSASYQPEEGEIRWDGEPVTLSSPQVAMGLGISTIYQELDLVPGLSVAENIFLGHEISRAGFSQAGETNRRTRELLARLGHPEIPATRAVERLSPAAQQIVSMARALSQDTRLLVLDEPSAVLDQGEVANLFRVIRDLTAEGVAVVYISHRLEEIRQIGDRITVLKDGSTVATGLEVATTPTADLIRLMTGRSIEYVFPPRGDTVPTTGEPVLEVVGLELPGVFSGVDLSVHAGEIVGLAGLVGAGRSEILETLYGARRPSSGTVRVLGRELRRGSVPDAVRAGVGLCPEERKSQGLLLDQAVYRNVTISTLGRFSRLGFLDNREERRRAHEVTASLDVRPAGVDRLVRLLSGGNQQKVVLSRWLMRECKVLLLDEPTRGVDVGARAEIYAVVRSLADSGVAVVVVSSEVEEVLGLADRVLVVREGHVVHEGPTSEIDETRVLDLVMEGNAA encoded by the coding sequence ATGTCCGACCCGACCCGCGCCCCGCTCCTCGAGATGCGCGGCATCGTCAAGCGTTTCCCCGGCGTGCTCGCCCTGGGCGGCGTCGACCTCGATGTCCGCTCCGGTGAGGTGCACTGCCTGCTGGGCCAGAACGGCGCCGGCAAGTCCACCTTGATCAAGGTGCTCTCGGCCAGCTACCAGCCCGAGGAGGGGGAGATCCGCTGGGACGGAGAGCCGGTCACGCTCTCCTCGCCGCAGGTCGCGATGGGCCTCGGCATCTCCACGATCTACCAGGAGCTCGACCTCGTCCCGGGCCTGAGCGTCGCCGAGAACATCTTCCTCGGGCACGAGATCAGCAGGGCCGGCTTCAGCCAGGCCGGGGAGACCAACCGTCGCACCCGTGAGCTGCTCGCCCGCCTCGGCCACCCCGAGATCCCGGCCACCCGCGCGGTGGAACGGTTGTCGCCCGCGGCCCAGCAGATCGTCAGCATGGCGCGTGCGCTGTCGCAGGACACCCGTCTGCTGGTCCTCGACGAGCCGTCCGCGGTGCTCGACCAGGGCGAGGTCGCCAACCTGTTCCGGGTGATCCGCGACCTCACCGCGGAGGGCGTCGCGGTGGTCTACATCTCCCACCGGCTGGAGGAGATCCGCCAGATCGGCGACCGCATCACGGTGCTCAAGGACGGCAGCACGGTCGCGACGGGCCTCGAGGTGGCCACCACCCCGACCGCCGACCTCATCAGGCTGATGACCGGACGCTCGATCGAGTACGTCTTCCCGCCGCGCGGCGACACGGTGCCCACCACGGGCGAACCGGTCCTCGAGGTCGTCGGGCTCGAGCTGCCGGGCGTGTTCTCCGGGGTCGACCTCAGCGTCCACGCCGGGGAGATCGTCGGCCTGGCCGGTCTCGTCGGCGCAGGTCGCTCGGAGATCCTCGAGACGTTGTACGGCGCCCGGCGTCCGTCGTCGGGCACGGTGCGCGTCCTGGGCCGCGAGCTGCGTCGGGGGTCCGTGCCCGACGCCGTCAGGGCCGGGGTCGGGCTCTGCCCGGAGGAGCGCAAGAGCCAGGGGCTGCTCCTCGACCAGGCGGTCTACCGCAACGTCACCATCTCGACGCTCGGCCGCTTCTCGCGACTGGGCTTCCTCGACAACCGCGAGGAACGACGTCGTGCCCACGAGGTCACTGCGTCGCTCGACGTACGTCCCGCGGGCGTGGACCGGCTGGTCCGCCTGCTCTCGGGTGGCAACCAGCAGAAGGTCGTCCTGTCGCGCTGGCTCATGCGCGAGTGCAAGGTGCTCCTCCTCGACGAGCCCACGCGGGGCGTCGACGTCGGGGCCCGCGCCGAGATCTACGCCGTGGTCCGGTCGCTGGCCGACTCCGGCGTCGCCGTCGTCGTGGTCTCGAGCGAGGTCGAGGAGGTGCTCGGGCTCGCGGACCGGGTGCTGGTGGTCCGTGAAGGACACGTCGTGCACGAGGGACCGACCAGTGAGATCGACGAGACCCGGGTCCTGGACCTGGTCATGGAAGGAAACGCCGCATGA
- a CDS encoding CBS domain-containing protein, giving the protein MSTTPTRVFVARLVGLPIFDPQGDQVAKVRDLVVALRTETSQPRVLGMVAEVFGRRRIFVPMTRVTAIDSGQVHTTGLLNMRRFEQRSTETLVMGQMLDRTVTIKDPSGGTGVTGVVFDVAMEQARNRDWVLSRVAVQEPSKGFRRRGQTHVAEWRDVTGLTRHEPAQGATHLIAALNDMRPADAANMIHDLPPERRTAVVAALDDERLADVLEELPEEDQVEILEHLDSERAADVLEEMSADDAADLIADLNPETAATLLGLMEPDEAEDVRRLMSYADNTAGAMMTPEPVILSPDATIADALAHVRNPELTPSLAALVYICRQPLETPTGRLLGAAHIQRLLREPPSTLVAAALDDSMDPLRADASMDEVAAHLATYNLVAAPVVDDEGRLIGAVTVDDLLDHMLPEGWRDRAPRPGPIAGPGSGGGGR; this is encoded by the coding sequence GTGAGCACCACCCCGACCCGCGTCTTCGTGGCCCGGCTCGTCGGGCTGCCGATCTTCGACCCCCAGGGCGACCAGGTGGCCAAGGTGCGCGACCTGGTCGTCGCGCTCCGCACCGAGACGAGCCAGCCGCGCGTCCTCGGCATGGTCGCCGAGGTCTTCGGCCGCCGCCGGATCTTCGTCCCGATGACCCGGGTCACCGCCATCGACAGCGGTCAGGTCCACACCACCGGGCTGCTCAACATGCGCCGCTTCGAGCAGCGCTCGACCGAGACGCTCGTGATGGGGCAGATGCTCGACCGGACGGTCACCATCAAGGACCCCTCGGGCGGGACCGGCGTCACCGGCGTCGTCTTCGACGTGGCGATGGAGCAGGCCCGCAACCGCGACTGGGTGCTCTCGCGCGTGGCGGTGCAGGAGCCCAGCAAGGGATTCCGCCGGCGCGGGCAGACCCACGTCGCCGAGTGGCGCGACGTCACCGGCCTCACCCGCCACGAGCCGGCGCAGGGCGCGACGCACCTGATCGCCGCGCTCAACGACATGCGCCCCGCCGACGCGGCCAACATGATCCACGACCTCCCCCCGGAGCGGCGTACGGCCGTCGTGGCGGCCCTCGACGACGAGCGCCTCGCCGACGTGCTGGAGGAGCTGCCGGAGGAGGACCAGGTCGAGATCCTCGAGCACCTCGACTCCGAGCGCGCCGCCGACGTGCTGGAGGAGATGTCGGCCGACGACGCCGCCGACCTCATCGCCGACCTCAACCCGGAGACCGCGGCCACGCTGCTCGGGCTGATGGAGCCCGACGAGGCCGAGGACGTGCGGCGCCTCATGTCGTACGCCGACAACACCGCCGGCGCGATGATGACGCCCGAGCCGGTGATCCTCTCCCCCGACGCCACCATCGCCGACGCGCTCGCCCACGTGCGCAACCCCGAGCTCACCCCGTCGCTCGCGGCGCTCGTCTACATCTGCCGCCAGCCGCTCGAGACCCCCACCGGTCGCCTGCTCGGTGCCGCTCACATCCAGCGCCTGCTGCGCGAGCCCCCGTCGACTCTGGTCGCCGCCGCCCTCGACGACTCCATGGACCCGCTGCGCGCCGACGCCTCCATGGACGAGGTGGCCGCCCACCTCGCGACCTACAACCTCGTCGCCGCGCCCGTCGTGGACGACGAGGGCCGCCTCATCGGCGCGGTCACCGTCGACGACCTGCTCGACCACATGCTCCCCGAGGGCTGGCGCGACCGAGCCCCGCGACCGGGCCCGATCGCCGGCCCGGGCAGCGGAGGGGGTGGGCGATGA